The sequence below is a genomic window from Rhinopithecus roxellana isolate Shanxi Qingling chromosome 7, ASM756505v1, whole genome shotgun sequence.
ATTCTTCCTAGGCCCACTCACCGCTGCAGCTGCTTTACTTGGACTTCCTCTCCTCATCCGACCACAGATCAGAACTCTGCTGCTCGATCCTGCCCAGGGAGAGTGTGCACCCACGTGCGCATTGCACCCCACTGCCCAGCATACCCAGGAGTGAGAGTGAGGGGCAGCTGGGAGAGTTGGAAAAGGGAGCCCTTATGTGGCCACCACGGGCTTCCCCACTAGCAGCCACACGGTGACTATCCAGCTCATTATGCAAGTTCTAGTTCTTCATACAAGAGGCTACAGGCAGGTGGAGCAACAGCAACCCACCATCCCGGGGATCCTCACTCATGATTTGAAATCACTCACAGCAGGTTCTGGGGTGTTTGGCAGAAGCTGGCAACCATTCTTGGGGGGAAGGAACCCAGGAGGGGATGCTAGCATGCATAGGAATTGGAACTGGTGATCTGAAGGTCCCCTGCAGCCCTACGGCCTACATCCCATAAAGAGGGACCCTCTCCTCCTCACCTCATCTCCAGCATTCCTGCTTCCTCGGGCTTCTCCAGGGAGAAGTAAGTGCATCTCACTAGAAAACACAAGAAAGCAGCCCTTTGCTGATTAAACACTTACTAAGCAGATACTGTGCCCTGGGCACCCAGTTTCAGAAATGAGTAAAACACTGGCCTTGCCTTCAAGGAACTCAAGAGACCCTGCGGCAGCCACAGACTCTTACAGAGCAATTGCCACCAGGGATTGCAAGAGCCTaatgtggggtggggatgggggatgTACAAAATGCTATCAGAGCTGGAAACAAAAGTCCCTAATACTTGGGGTGGGGCTGTGAAGGTGACATTAAAGTTGTGCCTTGAAGGAGGCCAGGAGTGCACCAGGACAAGGCCATGGGAAATACCGGTGCAAAGCAAGGAGACCTGGAACAGCAGGCTGATGGGGACCAGTGACTAAACAGCACAGCGTGAACCCAAAGAGTGTTCGGCTTAAGGGTGGGGAGAGCTGAGCCGACTCCCTGAACTGTTAGGACTTAAACCTGAGAAGGCCCGGCCGCGTTTTCACTAGAGGATTGTTGGGGACAGATCTGTGACTTAGAAACTGAGCCAATGGAATGTGGAGGACAGACCTGAGGGAGGAAAGACAGAGGCTTCCAGGTTGGTCAGGAGGCTCATGGAACAGTGCAGGCTCCAGACCACGAGCCCTGAGTTCTGGAAGTAGCAGCGGGGATGCAGGATGAGGAGCAGTTTTGTCTCATCAGGCACTCCAGAGGCAGGGACTCAAAACTGGCTTATGAAGTCAATGCGGGAGACTAGATAAGGGGAGGGACAGAGGAGTAAAGCATGGCAGCACTACAGAACCTGAGCCCCTGactgagaaggagaagagagttTGAAAAGCAAGTTTGCCAGGGAAGTTGGGCTGTGTGTCGGGCGACTTACAGGAGGCAAGACATTAAGAGTGTGGATGTTTCTCATCACCTGCAAAAGAGGCGTTAAAAAGACGGTCCCTCTGGACCCCAGCCCCGCCCTGCTTCTCCCAGCTCCGCCCTGCTTCTCGCGCAGCTGCTTTCAaagccccgcccccagcccctcccagcgGTTTCTTTCTCCCCCGCCCTCCTACTCTCAGCGAAATCCTGCCTCCCCCTGCTGGTTCTCGGGAGTCCGCGAGCTGCTTCTGCAGCCTCTCCTCGCTCAGCTCTCCCACGGCCCTGCCCGCAGTGGTTTCTCTCAGCTCCGCCCGGCCCTGCCCCAACCACACCTCTTATCCTAGCCCCGCCCTCAACACCATCCCCAATCGTTTCTCTCAGTCCCGCCctacccctcccccagctccaccCTCCTCCTCTCAGCCCCGCGTCCACCCACTCCCCAGCAGTTTCTCCCAGCTCCTCCCTGCTGGTATAGCAGCTCTGGACCCAAAACTCCTGCCTGGTGACCTCGTCCCGCCCTTCCCCTTACTCTTCCTCCCTCCggttccttttcctccttccggTTCTTCGCCCAGGTTGCCGGTCTCGAGCTCCCCTGGCCTTGGCCTGGCTGGCTGGCGCGCATGAGGGCCTGGTAAAGGGAATAGCGTCTCCTAGCAGCCAGGGCGTGCGTACGTGCGTGATGTCGTCAGTGCGTGTCTTCGAGAATGCGAGATTCATAATGACTTGGCTGTCTATATGCATGGCTGAGTACGTGCCTCCTGCGTGGTGTGCGTACATGCGTGATTACGTGTCCACGTGCGTTCTGCATGAAAGGGATGACGGGAGCTGCATTAAAGCGGTAGAGTTTTGGACTGCTAGCAGTTGTCACTGGCCACCGGTTTCCCGGAGTTAGGGGCAGCGACTTTGCAGCCTCGACACTAGCCAGGCGCTCCCTCTTCTCACCGCGGCCCACGTCTCCtcgtttgggagcccattgtccTGGCTCCGGTGGCCTCGCTGGGTCTCGGGAAGGCGGAGTACTGTTCTTCCCTGTGGCGAAAAGCCGGAGTCGGCCCTGGGCACCCACGACTCGCAGGGTCCGTGGTTCCGGAGGCCATGAGACCTGCCGGGGCTGACAGGTGCCAGGGCCCATGATGCAGGAGCCTGTGTGCTCAGCCTTCTTGCGGACCGTACCTGAGGGCTGGGGTTTCCCTGGATG
It includes:
- the LOC104657811 gene encoding uncharacterized protein LOC104657811 isoform X3 codes for the protein MNLAFSKTRTDDITHVRTPWLLGDAIPFTRPSCAPASQAKARGARDRQPGRRTGRRKRNRREEDEMHLLLPGEARGSRNAGDEGCFGLSIHLSTPNYPAHPACAALCCTFTLVTGVAVSSPIPPASLGLAGF
- the LOC104657811 gene encoding uncharacterized protein LOC104657811 isoform X2 encodes the protein MNLAFSKTRTDDITHVRTPWLLGDAIPFTRPSCAPASQAKARGARDRQPGRRTGRRKRNRREEDEMHLLLPGEARGSRNAGDERPCPLRGLFFVSLQGCFGLSIHLSTPNYPAHPACAALCCTFTLVTGVAVSSPIPPASLGLAGF